Part of the Oreochromis niloticus isolate F11D_XX unplaced genomic scaffold, O_niloticus_UMD_NMBU tig00008704_pilon, whole genome shotgun sequence genome is shown below.
ctggacccgaatttAAACGTTCCAGGGCTTTCGGCCTCgtctaagagggctgtgcacagacttcggtgctggctccCACGGCGTCAGGAATCAGTGCTGGAtcctggaacagagtcacagataacagttctgatgtttctgccCCGGCTAcgaaggaccaaaataaatgtcaagagatttattctaaagacacttcttcagctaagtctaagggtagaaacacacacagacgctgtgtttttcacttgtatacaagggcggtcacagaacgctcacaacagagtgggggccctgtgatcagcgctctgttcttgcacttgtctttatttatatgcaaaaataatacaacagtgaatacgtctattcataggcagaggaaagttagtgcgtagggagtgaagataagagcggtttaggtgtatgcatgtgtgttgtgggatacaGAAGGACACggcctctcttcttgttagggagcgtcagataagagtgtccagctctcctcttcctggcaggagtgaaataataacagcttgttcagctgtgagaaagaatttataaaacagtcctgtagtggacaacagtctaagtcatcaaaaggtcaacatacagtattctatcatatgcaaacttatatcattaaaagcttatactgactactaagtacaactCTCCGTTGAcaattaataatttattctttttGATAAGTGACACACCTTTGTTCCAGGTGGGGACAAATATTACGGGTGTAGGCGAGTTGAAGCTGGACACAGATGGCACTCTGAGTCTTCGACCCCCTTCTAACGGTTCACAGTACTTCCTGACCCCAGTGGACTTCGACGCCACACAAGGAGAGAATGAGAACTTTTTGGTGGAAAGTGTAGGTCATTATTTCTGCTTTGGCAGGGGCAGCAATCAATTTCTGGGCCAGGTTACGCTACTACCGCCACCTTGAGGCTCACAGGGAGCAGGAAAGAAAGGAATTTAACAGACTGCTGGCTGAAGCCGCAAGACAGCAAAATAATGTACCAGGACAGGACAACCTTCAAGGCGTGGCCATGTGTGTTATTTGCCTCAATCAGCCCTGTATCTGTGTCTTGTTGGACTGTGGACACGTGTGCTGCTGCCACACCTGCTACCAGGCTCTGCCACAGCAATATTGCCCTATTTGTAGACAGAGGATTGTAAGAGTGCTACCTCTGTATCAAGTCTGACGTAGCTGTGGAAGCAGGTCACCTCAGTAGAAGCTTCGAGTCTAAACTGCTACACTTATTAAATCAAAAATTAAATGTGAGTCATGTTGTGAAAACATTTTGTCCATAACGGAGATTTGTTGTGGGAAATATGGGAATATAAAACAAGTGGAAAAATGTGTAAACTTGTGCAATacagatgtttgttttgctGAGTGCTCATGTGCCTTGTTTTAGCATTTTCTACTGAGTGATGGTACTTTaaagtaaatggactgattcttttaTAGTGCTTTCCTGCCCtgcctgagcactcaaagcactttacacaacttcCCTCATTCACCGGTTCAAGGAAGCATTTTTTTGCTGGGATTTTAACTGGGACAGCAGCCTTAATCCCTCTGAAGACTGATGACCCAAGCTTTGAAGAAACAGTTGGTGCTACCAGCCAGCTTACACAGACAAATGCACATCTGACTACAGCTCCTGGAATTGATTGCCTGTACAAATATATCAATACAGTGGTCGGAAAGATAGAAAATACTTCAACAAGTGCTGGGAGCATAGAAAACTGTTCTAGCTGTTCAAAAAACAAGGATACGTGGATGCTCAAATCTTCACAAtgtacaaacaaaaaagactgTGCACTGTGCAGACTGTGGAAACCATTGTGAAATTTACCTTCTTGCTGTTGCTGCTAAATTGCTACTGTAGCCAAAATCCTCTGTCACCTTCAGAAATATCTATTAGAAGAGATTTTTCCTGAAAGCCAGTGTGGCTTCCAGTCTTTCACCCACTGTGGACATGGTCAAAGGagttcacctctcatccgagaagcttcttcagttctaaggtca
Proteins encoded:
- the LOC109198090 gene encoding mitochondrial ubiquitin ligase activator of nfkb 1-A-like, producing HEKLEAVPFLLEGLDNTEIRVLSPLPAAGLDKEVTYEKFHQVSHSLGDLVGQYFTGEKPKGQLEIEGILKVGTNITGVGELKLDTDGTLSLRPPSNGSQYFLTPVDFDATQGENENFLVESVGHYFCFGRGSNQFLGQVTLLPPP